From Gammaproteobacteria bacterium:
GTGCTCATCTTCGCGTACATGGTGCCCGCCATATTCCTCTCGATCCTCATCACGGGGAATCCCGTGCCGCAGCTGGGGCTTGGCGGCGCCGACCTGGTCAGCGGCGAATACCTGCTTGACCGGCTCGACGGGCTCCACGAACAGTTGGGCTTCGCCGCCTACACGGACGGCTCCAAGTCGACGCTGGATATCTTCGCCATTACGGCCGCGCTCATGGTGGGCACGGCGGGGCTGCCCCACGTGATCATCCGCTTCTATACCGTGCCGCGCGTGCGCGACGCCCGGATCTCGGCGGGATGGGCGCTGCTCTTCATCGCAATCCTGTATACGACGGCGCCCGCAGTGGCCGTGTTCGCGCGCACCAACCTGCTCAACACGGTGTCGGAGCAGCCCTACGAGGCGGTCCCCGAGTGGTTCACCACCTGGGAGAACACGGACCTGATCGCCTACGAGGACCACAACGGGGACGGGCTGATCCAGTTCGTGGGCCCCGATGCCGTCGACGCCTCCGGGCAGCCGGTGCAGAACGAACTCACCATCGACCGCGACATCATGGTGCTGGCCAACCCGGAGATCGCCGGGCTGCCGGCCTGGGTCGTCGGGCTGGTGGCGGCGGGCGGGCTCGCGGCGGCGCTCTCCACCGCGGCGGGCCTGCTTCTGGTGGTCTCCTCGGCCATCAGCCACGACCTGCTCAAGGGAGTGTTCCGGCCCGGCATCTCCGAGCGCGGAGAGCTTGTCTGGGCACGCATCAGCGCAGCCTTCGCGGTCGTGCTGGCCGGCTATCTGGGCATCAACCCGCCCGGCTTCGTCGCCCAGGTGGTGGCCTTCGCCTTCGGGCTGGCCGCGGCCTCGTTCTTCCCCGCCATCATCCTCGGCATCTTCTCGCGGCGCATGAACCGCGAGGGCGCCATCGCCGGGATGATCTCGGGAATCGTGTTCACGGCCGCCTACATCATCTACTTCAACTACGTGAATCCGGCCGCCAACACGGCCGACAACTGGTTCCTGGGGATTTCGCCGGAGGGCATCGGTTTCGTGGGCATGCTGATCAATTTCGTGGTCGCGGGCATCGTGTCGCGGTCGAGCGCGGCGCCGCCCGAGGAGGTGGGTCGGCTCGTGGAGAGCATCCGGGTGCCGAAGGGATCCGGACCTGCGCATGAGGTGTCGGCATGAACGCCCTGCGGTGGAGGCCGGCGGCGGTCGTTTGCCTGGGCGCGCTGGCGGCGGGATGCGCCGGCGACCGGACCGGGTACGATGTCGTGATCCGTGGAGGCACCGTCTACGACGGTTCCGGTTCACCCCCGGTGGTGGCCGACGTCGGCATCCGCGGAGACCGGATCGCGGCGCTCGGCGACCTCTCCGGCGCCGAGGCCGCGCAAGTCCTCGACGCCTCCGGAATGGCGGTTTCCCCGGGCTTCATCAACATGCTCAGCTGGGCCACCGAATCGCTCATCGTGGACGGC
This genomic window contains:
- a CDS encoding cation acetate symporter, with amino-acid sequence MNVQAWTFTLVAISFALYIGVAVWSRANTTRDFYVAGKGVHPLSNGMATAADWMSAASFISMAGLIAFLGYDGSVYLMGWTGGYVLLALLLAPYLRKFGRYTVPDFVGERYYSKTARVVAVVCAIFISFTYVAGQMRGVGIVFSRFLEVPIEWGVAIGMAIVFFYAVLGGMKGITYTQVAQYCVLIFAYMVPAIFLSILITGNPVPQLGLGGADLVSGEYLLDRLDGLHEQLGFAAYTDGSKSTLDIFAITAALMVGTAGLPHVIIRFYTVPRVRDARISAGWALLFIAILYTTAPAVAVFARTNLLNTVSEQPYEAVPEWFTTWENTDLIAYEDHNGDGLIQFVGPDAVDASGQPVQNELTIDRDIMVLANPEIAGLPAWVVGLVAAGGLAAALSTAAGLLLVVSSAISHDLLKGVFRPGISERGELVWARISAAFAVVLAGYLGINPPGFVAQVVAFAFGLAAASFFPAIILGIFSRRMNREGAIAGMISGIVFTAAYIIYFNYVNPAANTADNWFLGISPEGIGFVGMLINFVVAGIVSRSSAAPPEEVGRLVESIRVPKGSGPAHEVSA